One genomic region from Augochlora pura isolate Apur16 chromosome 7, APUR_v2.2.1, whole genome shotgun sequence encodes:
- the Gcn2 gene encoding eukaryotic translation initiation factor 2 alpha kinase Gcn2 isoform X3 translates to MSGPAEVHAQIDLHVTCSNNYPDEAPRIELQNSKGLSHQQVDTLNTELMNLIIQLQGEVMIFELSQHVQKYLHENQKPSYRSFYEEMVSRRQEKIELEKVEKQLKEDKARQVLQDQIQKRQEVLKAEIRNRKESIRLNSDRSDNLSQLISTSPQERTRVYSRRRCASSSESTDGFLCEHTGTKSLHFDHNKGSIVLLTDERDVYRGKCMGHSTKGSVVYAGVDMITGELFAISEWTFKGNHNIDENNVQHITKQIGSLEQEMNHLNKLHHPNLVHYISMKYLLNGDETVVYILQEFVIGTSCSFFLLENIPVDIDLLRYLATGILFALKYLHDNNVVHKDLRDTSIYIDRTGIVKLSDYSLNKRLSDVYQTCAVVKPEQDFPSIQGRGGKKADIYRFGALMFSLLNGMIVSGDEINPAMINQPDLQDFLQKCLINDERKRWSAEQLLQHTFIKAPLARALSPPKMPRREEQENQEPDESDADIRQFVPPLGGHSRITNEFEVLEWLGKGAFGDVLKVKNKLDGGIYAIKRIELNPKNKQLNRKITREVKLLSRMNHENVVRYYNSWIESATITDEIEKVYETPLGKKNNDLLNHLGTDDIEKLAPPLQDVEWNVSYKSRTNTTLPPDSDEDNSDASSDTDSDEDCAFLVRNLLRIDSSDSIEFERDSNFQESAPDTKKNENGDTNKSEETTREIQFMYIQMEFCEKSTLRTAIDGGLYEDRERVWRLFREIVEGLAHIHQQGMIHRDLKPVNIFLDSNDHVKIGDFGLATTNIFSTFVQTMEMDKESQTMEKGFSFGTEDVGSLTGQVGTALYVAPELTTKAVKAIYNQKVDIYSLGIILFEMCYKPLKTGMERIAILLNLRSKEIILPPEMQQSEMTRQTHILRWLLNHDPSQRPTSQELLSSEYLPPPRLEETELQEMIRRTLSNNQSKAYKYLISCCFTQEVTPADDITYDMNLPSRGYINFLSWKKYQEGVKCKVIEIFQRHGGVHLDTPLLMPKSRQSYSFLDSGVRLMTRSGNIVCIPHDLRAPFARYVVWNNILHIRRYAIEKVFREKKVLGFHPRELYECAFDIISPTANNFLMEAELIHIVWEVINELPQLQERNFTIRLNHTSLLKAVLIYCGIDPEKYQDIYSILRDARDGKFSRFQIQTHLISLCLTDQAMETLFNLLETESSIAKIHSVLKTITKRKGDAAALAKEGLKEIETVMENIESLGIKWTVVVVPLLVHNINQHSGTIYQITCEVKRRRKKCGEAIAAGGRYDKMLSSFQKLRMACKETKQYGAGISISLDKLVSAVLESSESSDSKYGIDVAISCLGNPHRKKEMIDLLKEFWSFGLKVTILDLSSIEEILEYCREHSINQVVILKVNERGGVRVHSWERDRYQEKKIANKEVGEFFQRLDTSIPILNRTESKASTSENYLSNNNPSNININFILSEKDKLSGSSRRNLKNSIFAQMSTYFQRIAHKVPIEIFAMYLEMSVIRTIISFLEIDEEDQDFLKSIQVIIDKHTRHKKYIKEICEELRETRKEKLRPVLILYSLMDNQYMTLL, encoded by the exons gTATTGCAGGATCAAATTCAAAAGAGACAAGAGGTTTTAAAAGCTGAAATTCGTAACCGAAAAGAGTCGATTCGCTTGAATAGTGATCGTTCAGACAATTTGTCGCAATTGATTTCAACGTCTCCGCAAGAGAGAACACGCGTTTATTCTCGAAGAAGATGCGCCAGTAGTTCCGAAAGTACTGATGGTTTTTTATGCGAACATACAGGCACAAAATCGTTGCACTTCGATCATAACAAAG GAAGTATTGTACTCCTCACAGATGAACGGGATGTATACAGAGGAAAATGCATGGGCCACAGTACCAAAGGATCTGTTGTATATGCTGGTGTGGATATGATAACTGGTGAACTGTTTGCAATTAGTGAATGGACATTTAAAGGAAACCACAATATCGACGAAAATAATGTACAACATATTACTAAACAAATAGGAAGTCTCGAGCAAGAGAtgaatcatttgaataaattgcacCATCCGAATCTTGTACACTACATAAGTATGAAGTACTTATTAAATGGAGATGAAACAGTTGTTTACATTCTTCAAGAATTTGTG ATAGGTACCAGCTGTTCTTTCTTCCTGTTGGAGAACATTCCTGTGGACATCGACCTTCTTCGTTATCTGGCAACTGGGATTTTATTTGCTTTGAAGTACCTCCATGATAATAATGTTGTCCACAAAGACTTACGTGACACAAGCATCTACATTGATCGTACAGGAATAGTTAAATTATCAGACTATTCACTCAACAAACGTTTGTCTGATGTTTATCAAACATGTGCAGTTGTCAAACCTGAACAAGATTTTCCCAGTATCCAAGGAAGAGGTGGAAAGAAAGCTGATATTTATCGTTTTGGCGCACTTATGTTCTCTTTATTAAATGGAATGATCGTTTCTGGAGATGAAATTAACCCAGCAATGATCAATCAG CCTGATCTTCAAGATTTCTTACAAAAATGCCTCATCAACGATGAACGGAAGCGTTGGTCCGCTGAACAACTGCTGCAACATACATTCATAAAAGCTCCTCTAGCTCGAGCATTGTCACCACCAAAGATGCCACGCAGGGAGGAACAAGAGAATCAAGAGCCTGATGAAAGTGATGCAGATATTAGGCAGTTTGTACCACCTTTGGGTGGTCACTCAAGAATTACAAATGAATTTGAGGTGCTTGAATGGCTTGGTAAAGGTGCTTTTGGTGATGTACTTAAAGTGAAAAACAAATTAGATGGTGGAATTTATGCTATCAAAAGAATCGAGCTTAATCCCAAAAACAAGCAACTGAACAGAAAGATAACCAGAGAAGTAAAATTACTGTCACGCATGAATCATGAAAATGTGGTGCGCTACTACAATTCTTGGATAGAGAGTGCTACTATAACTGATGAAATAGAGAAAGTATACGAAACGCCGCTAGGAAAGAAGAACAATGACTTGTTAAAC cATTTGGGCACAGACGATATCGAAAAATTGGCACCGCCATTACAAGACGTCGAATGGAATGTTTCATACAAATCTCGTACAAACACCACACTACCACCGGATAGTGATGAAGACAACAGCGATGCTTCTAGTGATACCGACAGTGATGAAGATTGTGCGTTTTT aGTGCGGAATTTGTTGCGAATAGACTCTTCCGATAGTATAGAATTTGAAAGGGATTCAAATTTCCAAGAATCTGCACCGGATacgaaaaagaacgaaaatgGAGATACAAATAAATCAGAAGAAACCACAAGGGAAATACAGTTCATGTACATTCAAATGGAGTTCTGTGAAAAGAGCACTCTTCGGACAGCTATTGATGGAGGCCTTTACGAGGACCGAGAAAGAGTATGGAgattatttcgagaaattgttgaGGGTTTAGCACACATTCACCAACAAGGCATGATACACAGGGATCTGAAACCagtgaatatatttttggacAGCAACGACCACGTTAAAATAGGAGATTTTGGTCTCGCcactacaaatattttttcgacaTTTGTACAGACCATGGAAATGGATAAAGAATCACAAACTATGGAAAAAG GATTCAGTTTTGGTACAGAAGACGTAGGCTCTTTAACAGGACAAGTGGGCACAGCATTATACGTAGCACCGGAATTAACAACGAAAGCAGTGAAAGCCATTTACAATCAAAAAGTCGACATTTACAGTCTgggaataatattattcgaaatgtgTTACAAGCCACTGAAAACAGGAATGGAACGAATTGCAATTTTACTCAACTTACGatctaaagaaattatattacctCCAGAAATGCAGCAATCAGAAATGACAAGACAAACACATATCTTACG GTGGTTATTGAACCATGATCCTAGTCAACGACCGACATCACAAGAACTTCTCTCTTCGGAATACCTACCTCCCCCACGTCTCGAAGAAACAGAATTACAAGAAATGATTCGACGCACGTTATCGAATAATCAGAGTAAagcttataaatatttaatttcttgttgCTTTACGCAAGAAGTTACGCCAGCCGACGATATTACATACGATATGAATTTACCTAGTAGAGGCTACATAAACTTTCTGTCTTGGAAAAAATATCAAGAAGGAGTAAAGTGcaaagtaattgaaatttttcagagACACGGTGGTGTTCATTTAGACACACCGCTTTTGATGCCAAAGTCGCGCCAGTCTTATAGTTTTTTAGATTCTGGTGTCAGATTAATGACTCGTAGTGGAAACATTGTTTGCATACCTCACGATTTACGTGCGCCTTTCGCAAGATACGTGGTGTGGAATAATATCCTACATATCAGAAGATACGCTATCGAAAAAGTTTTTAGAGAAAAAAAG GTTCTGGGCTTTCATCCTCGAGAACTTTATGAATGTGCATTTGATATAATAAGTCCAACtgccaataatttcttaatggAAGCTGAATTGATACACATTGTCTGGGAAGTCATCAATGAACTACCTCAATTACAAGAACGAAATTTCACCATCCGCCTGAATCATACTTCATTATTGAAAGCTGTGTTAATATACTGTGGAATCGATCCAGAAAAATAtcaagatatttattcaattttacggGACGCACGCGATGGAAAGTTTTCAAGGTTTCAAATCCAAACACATCTAATAAGTCTTTGTCTAACTGATCAAGCTATGGAAaccttatttaatttacttgaGACTGAGAGTTCTATTGCTAAGATTCACAGTGTGTTGAAAACTATaacaaagagaaaaggagatgCTGCAGCATTAGCTAAGGAGGGcttaaaagaaattgagactgtaatggaaaatattgaatcgtTAGGCATTAAG tggaCAGTAGTAGTTGTTCCTCTCCtagtacataatataaatcaacACAGTGGtacaatttatcaaataacGTGCGAAGTTAAACGCCGTAGAAAAAAATGTGGAGAAGCAATAGCAGCAGGTGGACGTTACGACAAAATGTTGTCGTCTTTCCAAAAACTCAGAATGGCCTGCAAAGAAACTAAACAATACGGTGCTGGGATCAGCATCTCGTTGGATAAACTTGTATCAGCGGTTTTGGAATCGTCAGAATCATCTGACAGTAAATATGGCATCGATGTTGCAATTTCTTGTCTGGGCAATCCTCatcgaaagaaagagatgATAGATCTTTTGAAAGAGTTTTGGAGTTTTGGATTAAAAGTTACAATTTTGGATTTGTCATCCATTGAAGAAATTCTCGAATATTGCAGAGAACATTCGATTAATCAAgttgttattttaaaagtcaATGAAAGAGGAGGAGTGAGAGTCCATAGTTGGGAAAGAGATAGatatcaagaaaaaaaaatagccaATAAAGAAGTTGGGGAATTTTTTCAAAGACTGGATACATCGATAcctattttaaatagaactgAAAGTAAAGCATCGACAAGCGAGAACTacttaagtaataataatccaagtaatatcaatatcaattttattttgtctgaAAAGGACAAACTTTCTGGTAGTTCTCGaagaaatttgaagaattcgATATTTGCACAGATGTCCACGTACTTTCAAAGAATCGCACATAAAGTgccaattgaaatttttgcaatGTACTTAGAAATGAGTGTGATTAGAACAATTATAAGTTTTTTAGAAATCGATGAGGAAGATCAGGATTTTTTGAAAAGTATACAAGTCATTATCGATAA ACATACAAGACacaaaaagtatataaagGAGATATGCGAGGAATTACGGGAaacgaggaaagaaaaattacgacCTGTGTTGATATTATATAGTCTAATGGATAATCAATATATGActcttttatag